The following coding sequences are from one Granulicella arctica window:
- a CDS encoding TlpA disulfide reductase family protein — protein MFSSRRTLLLTLALLTPTTLLAQVSESSITKQIQTLRSVPDAQRPAATIKTAMDIRTLPAGLPKLKLAYGLSHLVTEGDQGHDALQAVATTLALSLAESPQPAKDGGVPPGPYLSLASLVRYEGVTVELNDPLLAKAGEILAANDADVAKADFTLKDLHGKKVTLSELRGKIVLVNFWATWCPPCRKEMPDLDVIYTHFQPQGLVVLSISDEEMFKVGSFVTQANYHPPVLLDPGRKVATQFHVEGIPKSFVFDREGKLVGQSIDQMTQHQFLVMLAQAGLHP, from the coding sequence ATGTTCTCTTCCAGACGTACTTTATTGCTTACTTTGGCTTTGCTCACTCCAACGACTCTGCTTGCTCAGGTTAGCGAGTCGTCGATCACCAAGCAGATTCAGACCCTTCGCTCTGTTCCGGATGCACAACGGCCCGCGGCCACGATCAAGACTGCGATGGATATTCGTACGCTGCCGGCGGGGCTGCCTAAGCTGAAGCTGGCGTATGGTCTTTCCCACCTTGTCACGGAGGGGGATCAGGGACATGACGCTCTTCAGGCGGTGGCGACTACCCTTGCGCTGTCGCTTGCGGAGTCGCCGCAGCCCGCGAAGGATGGTGGTGTACCTCCGGGGCCGTATCTCTCGCTGGCTAGTCTGGTGCGGTACGAAGGGGTGACGGTTGAGCTGAATGATCCGTTGCTGGCGAAGGCGGGAGAGATTCTTGCGGCCAACGATGCGGACGTGGCAAAGGCTGACTTTACGCTTAAGGATCTCCATGGCAAAAAGGTCACGCTGTCAGAATTACGCGGGAAGATCGTCCTCGTGAACTTCTGGGCGACATGGTGCCCGCCCTGCCGTAAGGAGATGCCCGATCTGGATGTGATCTATACCCACTTTCAGCCGCAGGGGCTGGTGGTTCTTTCCATCTCGGATGAGGAGATGTTCAAGGTTGGTTCGTTTGTTACCCAGGCGAACTATCATCCGCCGGTTTTGCTAGATCCGGGGAGAAAAGTAGCGACACAGTTTCATGTGGAGGGGATTCCGAAGAGCTTTGTCTTTGATCGCGAGGGGAAACTGGTGGGCCAGTCCATCGATCAAATGACGCAGCATCAGTTTCTGGTGATGCTGGCGCAGGCTGGTTTGCACCCTTGA
- a CDS encoding penicillin-binding protein 1A — MPVSSSRETRDPEVAAKPWRKWLSRIGRAVVIVCQWIAIVCKWIYVVCAPVAAWLFSFVDLRRLEFPSRRIAVRTTFLALLGLAAVLGITSGLMLVYSVDLPQMEDLVRYRPDTTTELYDIHGKVFGSFALERRVVVPYEQFPPVLREAIISIEDKSFESNWGVNLFRAVGAAWRDLHSKGRAQGASTLTMQLARNLFLSSEKTYGRKFQEILLSMQIERRFTKQQIFQLYANQIYLGHGTYGFEAGSEFYFSKHVRELTLPEAALLGGLPKGPEAYSPIRHPDKALRRRNLVLHEMLMDGKITSAQAAGAMAAPLGLHIATPVNSVAPYFVEEIRRQLEKEYGAEEVHGAGLRVYTTLDLDLQRAANKAVMDGLATYERRRGWKGHLQNVLASPDGLDGYQHPDWAQTLETGSYVHGVVTALTPRQVQLKVGTSQVVLQPEDWAWTQQWNAESLLKVGDVVYLKLGARLAENAGAEGFRAVLEQDSGAQASLMAVDNANGEVMAMVGGRDYALSQFNRATQAERQVGSSFKPYVYTAAIEAGSKPSDIILDAPTSFPTPSGWYTPHDYESGFAGTMTLTSAFAESRNIPALKLASQVGIRKVIETARRFGVTSNLPAYLPVAIGAADLTLYEQVGAYTVFPNDGIRIEPHYIRKLVQADGLPLKEKMPEVTEVISVDTARQMMVMLKAVVQYGTAATASALKHPLGGKTGTTNNYTDAWFVGFSPSVTCGTWIGFDDRESLGKKETGAKAALPIWIDFMRAAIADKPKEAFSTATAPKKVLDVDVPQRAPVVKPVAPKAEDTDSDDEDMPDSSGGDQPKVVAPTAGSSDDAPAAKVPQAAPQL, encoded by the coding sequence ATGCCGGTAAGCTCCAGCCGCGAGACGAGAGACCCTGAGGTTGCGGCCAAGCCGTGGCGGAAGTGGCTGTCCCGCATTGGCAGGGCAGTGGTTATTGTCTGCCAGTGGATCGCTATTGTCTGTAAGTGGATCTATGTGGTCTGCGCTCCGGTTGCGGCGTGGCTCTTCTCATTTGTCGATCTGCGGCGGCTGGAGTTTCCGTCGCGGCGGATCGCGGTGCGGACGACTTTTCTGGCGCTGCTTGGGCTGGCGGCGGTGCTCGGGATCACGAGCGGGTTGATGCTGGTGTACTCGGTCGATCTTCCGCAGATGGAAGACCTGGTACGGTATCGGCCGGATACGACGACGGAGCTCTACGACATTCATGGGAAGGTATTCGGGTCGTTCGCGTTGGAGCGGCGGGTGGTGGTGCCGTATGAGCAGTTTCCGCCAGTGCTGCGCGAGGCGATTATCTCGATTGAGGACAAGAGCTTCGAGAGCAACTGGGGGGTGAACCTGTTTCGCGCGGTGGGCGCGGCGTGGCGAGACCTGCACTCGAAGGGAAGGGCGCAGGGAGCGTCGACGCTGACGATGCAACTGGCGCGGAACCTGTTTCTCTCGTCGGAGAAGACGTACGGGCGGAAGTTTCAGGAGATTCTGCTCTCGATGCAGATCGAGCGGCGGTTTACGAAGCAGCAGATCTTCCAGCTCTACGCGAACCAGATCTACCTGGGGCATGGAACGTACGGGTTCGAGGCAGGATCGGAGTTTTATTTCAGCAAACATGTGCGGGAGCTGACGCTGCCGGAGGCGGCTCTGCTGGGCGGGCTGCCGAAAGGGCCGGAGGCGTATTCACCGATCCGGCATCCGGACAAGGCGCTGCGGCGGCGGAACCTGGTGCTCCACGAGATGCTGATGGACGGGAAGATTACGTCGGCGCAGGCAGCGGGGGCGATGGCGGCTCCGCTGGGGCTGCATATCGCGACGCCGGTGAACAGCGTAGCTCCGTATTTTGTGGAGGAGATACGGCGGCAGCTCGAGAAGGAGTATGGCGCGGAGGAGGTGCACGGCGCGGGGCTGCGGGTGTACACGACGCTTGATCTGGACCTACAGAGGGCGGCTAACAAGGCAGTGATGGATGGGCTTGCGACCTATGAACGGCGGCGGGGATGGAAGGGCCATCTACAGAATGTCCTGGCCAGCCCGGACGGATTGGATGGGTACCAGCATCCGGACTGGGCGCAGACTCTGGAGACGGGAAGCTATGTCCATGGGGTGGTGACGGCATTGACGCCGCGGCAGGTGCAGTTGAAGGTGGGGACGTCGCAGGTGGTGCTTCAGCCAGAGGACTGGGCGTGGACGCAGCAGTGGAATGCGGAGAGTTTGCTGAAGGTCGGGGATGTGGTGTATCTGAAGCTGGGCGCGCGGCTGGCTGAGAATGCTGGCGCGGAGGGATTCAGGGCGGTGCTGGAGCAGGATTCTGGGGCGCAGGCTTCTCTGATGGCGGTGGATAACGCCAACGGTGAGGTGATGGCGATGGTGGGTGGGCGCGATTATGCGCTGAGCCAGTTCAACCGGGCGACGCAGGCGGAGCGCCAGGTGGGGTCGTCGTTCAAGCCGTATGTGTATACGGCGGCGATTGAGGCGGGGTCGAAGCCGAGCGACATCATTTTGGATGCGCCGACGAGCTTTCCGACGCCGAGCGGGTGGTATACGCCACACGACTACGAGTCGGGGTTTGCGGGAACGATGACGCTGACGAGCGCGTTTGCAGAGTCACGGAATATTCCGGCGCTGAAGCTGGCGAGCCAGGTAGGGATTCGCAAGGTGATTGAGACGGCGCGGCGGTTTGGGGTGACGAGTAACCTGCCGGCGTATCTGCCGGTGGCGATTGGCGCGGCGGACCTGACGCTGTATGAGCAGGTGGGTGCGTATACAGTGTTTCCTAATGACGGGATACGGATCGAGCCGCACTACATTCGCAAGCTGGTGCAGGCGGATGGGCTGCCGCTGAAGGAGAAGATGCCGGAGGTGACGGAGGTGATCTCGGTCGATACGGCGCGGCAGATGATGGTGATGCTGAAGGCGGTGGTTCAGTATGGGACGGCGGCGACGGCATCGGCGTTGAAGCATCCGCTCGGTGGCAAGACGGGGACGACGAATAACTACACAGATGCGTGGTTTGTCGGGTTTTCGCCTTCGGTGACGTGTGGGACGTGGATCGGGTTCGACGATCGGGAATCGCTGGGTAAGAAGGAGACGGGGGCGAAGGCGGCGTTGCCGATATGGATCGACTTTATGCGGGCGGCGATTGCGGACAAGCCGAAGGAGGCGTTCTCGACAGCGACTGCTCCGAAGAAGGTGTTGGATGTGGATGTGCCGCAGAGGGCACCTGTGGTGAAGCCGGTCGCTCCGAAGGCAGAGGATACGGATTCGGACGACGAGGATATGCCAGATTCGAGTGGTGGAGATCAGCCGAAGGTGGTGGCTCCTACTGCGGGGAGTTCGGATGATGCTCCGGCAGCAAAGGTGCCACAGGCGGCTCCGCAGTTGTGA
- a CDS encoding S41 family peptidase, translating to MPKSSKILLLVVSVVLVLVVFLGVNSTGVSAATDAQDGAYKQINVYSEVLRHIQTDYVVEPNIPKVTNGALRGLLESLDADSSYLTPTEYTAYKADKGGKAQVGINISKRYGYATVVSVIPGSPADKANLDDGDLIEMIGTEDTREMSLAVVQRMLEGQPGTELVLGVVRPRNPNPEKVTLTRVNVTLPPVSETMYENSSILYLKPGALDHDHVQQVEAKLKGMQKAGNKKILLDLRDVAAGDMAEATRLANFFLKTGTIATLEGQKFPKQTFEADEKLAINATAPMVVLVNRGTSGPAELVAGALLDDKRADLIGERTFGEGAQQKTFELPDGAALILSVAKYESPSGKKLQDDGVMPGVLVASTIADEAEGFGDTTSAQPVDHKPGVTVDEQLSKALDVLKAKA from the coding sequence ATGCCTAAGAGTTCGAAGATTCTGTTGCTTGTTGTTTCCGTTGTTCTGGTGCTGGTGGTGTTTCTTGGCGTGAACTCGACAGGAGTGAGCGCGGCGACTGATGCGCAGGATGGCGCGTACAAGCAGATCAACGTGTACAGCGAGGTGCTGCGGCATATCCAGACGGACTATGTGGTTGAGCCAAATATCCCGAAGGTGACGAATGGGGCGCTGCGGGGCTTATTGGAGTCGCTGGATGCGGACTCGAGCTACCTGACGCCGACGGAGTACACGGCGTATAAGGCCGACAAGGGCGGCAAGGCGCAGGTTGGGATCAATATCTCGAAGCGGTATGGGTATGCGACGGTGGTATCGGTCATTCCGGGAAGCCCGGCGGACAAAGCGAATCTGGATGACGGCGACCTGATTGAGATGATTGGGACCGAGGATACGCGTGAGATGTCGCTGGCGGTGGTCCAGAGGATGTTGGAGGGGCAGCCGGGAACGGAGTTGGTACTGGGGGTGGTGCGGCCACGGAATCCGAATCCGGAGAAGGTGACGCTGACACGGGTGAATGTGACGCTGCCCCCGGTGTCGGAGACGATGTATGAGAACTCGAGCATTCTGTATCTGAAGCCGGGTGCGTTGGACCACGATCATGTGCAGCAGGTCGAGGCGAAGCTGAAGGGGATGCAGAAGGCCGGGAACAAGAAGATTCTGCTGGACTTGCGCGATGTAGCGGCTGGCGATATGGCTGAGGCGACGCGGTTGGCGAACTTCTTCCTGAAGACGGGGACGATCGCGACGCTCGAGGGGCAGAAGTTCCCGAAGCAGACGTTCGAGGCGGATGAGAAGCTGGCGATCAACGCGACGGCGCCGATGGTGGTACTGGTGAACCGGGGCACGTCCGGGCCGGCGGAACTGGTGGCGGGGGCTCTGCTGGACGATAAGCGGGCTGATTTGATCGGCGAGCGGACGTTCGGCGAAGGCGCTCAGCAGAAGACGTTTGAGCTGCCGGATGGCGCGGCGCTGATCCTGTCCGTGGCGAAGTACGAGTCGCCTTCGGGGAAGAAGTTGCAGGACGATGGGGTGATGCCGGGAGTGCTGGTGGCGTCGACGATCGCGGATGAGGCGGAGGGGTTTGGCGATACGACATCGGCGCAGCCGGTGGATCATAAGCCGGGCGTGACGGTGGATGAGCAGCTCTCCAAGGCGCTGGATGTGTTGAAGGCCAAGGCTTAG
- the kdsB gene encoding 3-deoxy-manno-octulosonate cytidylyltransferase produces MIETHQNSSRVLGVIPARLASTRLPRKVLRQIAGRPMLAWVVEAARACPQLDNLIVATDSDEVADLCRQNNWPVQITSPDLPSGSDRVHAVAQLYPADIYVNIQGDEPLLRAEHLTALLRPFNQPHVDVTTLKVRCTEANIHNPNAVKVVTAADGRALYFSRATIPYDRDAAGATYWKHIGLYAYRKAALDRFPTLPTSTLETTERLEQLRFLENGLSLYVEPTDFDTIGVDTEADLQHVEALLLAATASSAATPTHAKKLSS; encoded by the coding sequence ATGATTGAAACTCACCAAAACTCATCTCGCGTTCTCGGCGTCATCCCCGCTCGCCTCGCCTCCACCCGCCTGCCCCGCAAGGTCCTCCGCCAGATCGCCGGACGCCCCATGCTCGCCTGGGTCGTCGAAGCCGCCCGCGCCTGCCCCCAGCTCGACAATCTCATCGTCGCCACCGACTCCGACGAGGTCGCCGATCTCTGCCGGCAAAATAACTGGCCCGTCCAGATAACCTCGCCCGACCTCCCCAGCGGCTCCGATCGCGTCCACGCCGTGGCCCAGCTCTACCCAGCCGACATCTACGTCAACATCCAGGGCGACGAACCCCTCCTCCGCGCCGAGCACCTCACTGCGCTCCTCCGCCCCTTCAACCAACCCCACGTCGACGTCACGACCCTCAAAGTCCGCTGCACCGAGGCCAACATCCATAATCCCAATGCCGTCAAGGTCGTAACCGCCGCCGATGGCCGCGCCCTCTACTTCTCCCGAGCCACCATTCCCTACGATCGGGACGCCGCAGGCGCCACCTATTGGAAGCACATCGGCCTCTACGCCTATCGCAAGGCTGCCCTCGACCGCTTCCCCACTCTACCCACCAGCACCCTCGAAACCACCGAGCGCCTCGAACAGCTCCGCTTCCTCGAAAACGGCCTCAGCCTCTACGTTGAGCCCACCGACTTCGACACCATCGGCGTCGACACCGAAGCCGACCTCCAACACGTAGAAGCCTTACTCCTCGCCGCCACCGCTAGCTCCGCCGCAACCCCAACTCACGCCAAAAAACTGTCATCCTGA